A part of Miscanthus floridulus cultivar M001 chromosome 6, ASM1932011v1, whole genome shotgun sequence genomic DNA contains:
- the LOC136461352 gene encoding glucan endo-1,3-beta-glucosidase GV-like, which translates to MRIYSPDHGALAALRRSDIGLILDVGGVDAVRDLASSTAAAAAWVQANVQAYYPDVVIEYIAVGNEVGAGDAGLILPAMRNVHAALAAAGLSGVVRVSTAVKTDVFTNTFPPSSGVFHPDVDQHMVPVARFLADTGSPMLANVYPYFAYRGSPGDISLGYATFQPGGTTVSDGGNGLVYTNLFDAMVDAIYAALEKAGAPGVRVVVSESGWPSAGGFAASVDNARTYNQGLIDHVYRGTPKRPGVLETYVFAMFNENQKPGDATERKFGLFCPDKQPVYPVTFPK; encoded by the coding sequence ATGCGCATCTACTCCCCGGACCACGGCGCCCTGGCCGCGCTCCGCCGCAGCGACATCGGCCTCATCCTCGACGTGGGCGGCGTCGACGCGGTCCGCGACCTCGCCAGCAgcaccgccgccgcggccgcctgggTCCAGGCCAACGTGCAAGCCTACTATCCGGACGTGGTCATCGAGTACATCGCAGTGGGCAACGAGGTGGGCGCAGGAGACGCGGGGCTCATCCTCCCGGCCATGCGGAACGTGCACGCCGCCCTCGCCGCTGCGGGGCTCTCCGGCGTGGTCAGGGTGTCCACGGCGGTGAAGACGGACGTGTTCACGAACACGTTCCCGCCCTCCAGTGGCGTGTTCCACCCCGACGTCGATCAGCACATGGTGCCCGTCGCGCGGTTCCTGGCCGACACCGGGTCGCCGATGCTCGCTAACGTGTACCCCTACTTCGCGTACAGGGGCAGCCCGGGCGACATCAGCCTCGGCTACGCCACGTTCCAGCCGGGGGGGACGACGGTGAGCGACGGCGGCAACGGGCTGGTGTACACGAACCTGTTCGACGCCATGGTGGACGCCATCTACGCGGCGCTGGAGAAGGCCGGGGCGCCCGGCGTCAGGGTCGTCGTGTCGGAGAGCGGCTGGCCGTCGGCCGGTGGGTTCGCGGCGAGCGTGGACAACGCGCGGACGTACAACCAGGGGCTCATCGACCACGTGTACAGAGGAACGCCCAAGAGGCCCGGGGTGCTGGAGACGTACGTGTTCGCCATGTTCAATGAAAACCAGAAGCCGGGGGATGCAACGGAGAGGAAATTTGGGCTGTTCTGCCCGGACAAGCAGCCTGTCTACCCCGTCACGTTCCCGAAGTAA